Proteins encoded by one window of Brienomyrus brachyistius isolate T26 chromosome 1, BBRACH_0.4, whole genome shotgun sequence:
- the LOC125750619 gene encoding uncharacterized protein LOC125750619 isoform X1 produces MNWVGGSRDRCLVKSDVRKQREFFQRRKMERRTKHAGQPAAPQGAGSLDLVTMLVVNQIATKKEHHCEPKITYFKNVKAPKNPIELPMSPCSPSALCLEGNSPQQRAQCLGLRRRTRHTSQAKNHGRLSPVWESGFSDSSVPDYQHGVTDTLSLFSACKPESLSEKFGIQPGPEFVPFSQPRMVEEQSPWIKSSSWSQQTPSSPECRVQFGNVEPCSRSCSEESGAVRQKVSGHFGFTLEKEEDHNQLSDLGFHQTAEFEEEETRLNSAEIQSFSKPQNRCFDYSFWSQQVSENTRQLAGRNRLNSCGTPSCSSRDGFLSTDTDDEDDSWWHQSSPSQSSVCVETPTALRLTAHLHGGDDHKDGGGQNQICATDSRCEQLSQLRVGARPRKSTSEGLLVLTQHSRKHPIETKEAGTQTDSSRGPCKSDVSIQCSLGQEHGTYNPNRSEADRLPVNPEVTISASRGHPTQAEQNLQSVWNSDSRTEHLRSGIGQHSSLSRGTECLCKSEELPEPPSSRIHVIRTAEESNPEQHEGAEISQSSVGISHHLPWESAGGSSTAESKQVGEGCRAFWESEETATLHEIADILVKMKHNDTSR; encoded by the exons ATGAACTGGGTGGGCGGCTCACG GGACCGATGTCTGGTGAAAAGTGACGTGAGGAAACAGAGG GAGTTCTTCCAAAGGAGGAAGATGGAGCGGAGGACCAAGCATGCGGGGCAGCCCGCAGCTCCGCAGGGCGCGGGGAGTTTGGATCTTGTCACCATGTTGGTAGTGAATCAGATCGCAACCAAGAAGGAACATCACT GTGAGCCTAAAATAACCTACTTCAAGAACGTAAAGGCACCTAAAAACCCCATAGAATTACCCATGAGCCCCTGCTCCCCATCTGCGTTGTGCCTTGAAGGAAACTCCCCTCAACAGAG GGCCCAGTGCTTAGGTTTGAGAAGGAGAACACGTCACACATCCCAGGCAAAGAATCATGGACGT CTGTCACCTGTGTGGGAATCCGGCTTTTCCGATAGCAGCGTTCCCGATTACCAGCATGGTGTCACGGACACGTTGAGCCTGTTCTCAGCATGTAAACCTGAGTCCTTGTCCGAAAAGTTTGGCATTCAGCCTGGGCCAGAG TTTGTACCTTTCTCCCAGCCAAGAATGGTTGAAGAGCAGAGTCCCTGGATCAAATCATCAAGTTGGTCGCAACAGACGCCGAGCAGCCCGGAGTGCAGAGTACAGTTTGGAAACGTGGAGCCATG TTCACGCAGCTGTTCAGAAGAAAGCGGGGCAGTGAGGCAGAAGGTCAGTGGCCATTTTGGCTTCACCCTGGAGAAAGAGGAGGACCACAACCAGTTGTCTGACCTGGGGTTTCACCAGA CTGCTGAGTTTGAAGAGGAGGAAACACGGCTTAATTCTGCAGAGATTCA GAGTTTCAGCAAACCACAAAACAGATGCTTTGATTATAGCTTTTGGTCTCAG caggtttctgaaaacaccagaCAGCTGGCAGGAC GAAACAGGCTCAACAGCTGTGGAACTCCAAGCTGTTCATCCAGAGACGGTTTCCTCAGCACAGACACTGATGAT GAGGACGACTCCTGGTGGCATCAGAGCAGCCCCTCCCAGAGCTCCGTCTGTGTAGAGACACCTACTGCGCTGAGGCTTACAGCTCACCTGCACGGGGGTGATGACCATAAAGATGGCGGGGGGCAGAATCAGATATGTGCCACTGACAGCCGGTGTGAGCAGCTGAGTCAGCTCAGGGTAGGAGCGCGTCCAAGGAAGAGCACCAGCGAGGGTCTGCTTGTGCTAACACAGCACTCACGAAAACACCCCATTGAGACAAAGGAAGCAGGAACACAAACCGACAGCAGCCGTGGACCTTGCAAGTCGGATGTTTCTATACAGTGCAGCCTGGGGCAGGAACACGGCACATACAATCCGAACCGATCTGAAGCTGACCGACTTCCAGTTAATCCTGAAGTAACAATCtcggccagcagagggcacccTACTCAAGCTGAGCAGAACCTGCAGTCAGTCTGGAATTCAGACAGCCGCACAGAGCACTTGAGGTCTGGTATAGGACAACATTCATCTCTCTCCAGAGGGACAGAGTGTCTCTGCAAATCTGAGGAGCTTCCAGAACCACCTTCCAGCAGGATCCATGTCATTAGAACTGCAG AGGAGTCAAACCCTGAGCAGCATGAGGGAGCAGAGATCTCGCAGAGCTCAGTTGGAATCAGTCACCACCTGCCCTGGGAGTCAGCAGGAGGCAGCAGCACAGCAGAGAGCAAACAGGTCGGTGAGGGCTGCAGAGCATTCTGGGAGTCAGAAGAGACTGCCACGCTGCACGAGATTGCAGATATACTGGTAAAGATGAAGCACAATGACACGTCGCGGTGA
- the LOC125750619 gene encoding uncharacterized protein LOC125750619 isoform X2, with translation MNWVGGSRDRCLVKSDVRKQREFFQRRKMERRTKHAGQPAAPQGAGSLDLVTMLVVNQIATKKEHHCEPKITYFKNVKAPKNPIELPMSPCSPSALCLEGNSPQQRAQCLGLRRRTRHTSQAKNHGRLSPVWESGFSDSSVPDYQHGVTDTLSLFSACKPESLSEKFGIQPGPEFVPFSQPRMVEEQSPWIKSSSWSQQTPSSPECRVQFGNVEPCSRSCSEESGAVRQKVSGHFGFTLEKEEDHNQLSDLGFHQTAEFEEEETRLNSAEIQSFSKPQNRCFDYSFWSQVSENTRQLAGRNRLNSCGTPSCSSRDGFLSTDTDDEDDSWWHQSSPSQSSVCVETPTALRLTAHLHGGDDHKDGGGQNQICATDSRCEQLSQLRVGARPRKSTSEGLLVLTQHSRKHPIETKEAGTQTDSSRGPCKSDVSIQCSLGQEHGTYNPNRSEADRLPVNPEVTISASRGHPTQAEQNLQSVWNSDSRTEHLRSGIGQHSSLSRGTECLCKSEELPEPPSSRIHVIRTAEESNPEQHEGAEISQSSVGISHHLPWESAGGSSTAESKQVGEGCRAFWESEETATLHEIADILVKMKHNDTSR, from the exons ATGAACTGGGTGGGCGGCTCACG GGACCGATGTCTGGTGAAAAGTGACGTGAGGAAACAGAGG GAGTTCTTCCAAAGGAGGAAGATGGAGCGGAGGACCAAGCATGCGGGGCAGCCCGCAGCTCCGCAGGGCGCGGGGAGTTTGGATCTTGTCACCATGTTGGTAGTGAATCAGATCGCAACCAAGAAGGAACATCACT GTGAGCCTAAAATAACCTACTTCAAGAACGTAAAGGCACCTAAAAACCCCATAGAATTACCCATGAGCCCCTGCTCCCCATCTGCGTTGTGCCTTGAAGGAAACTCCCCTCAACAGAG GGCCCAGTGCTTAGGTTTGAGAAGGAGAACACGTCACACATCCCAGGCAAAGAATCATGGACGT CTGTCACCTGTGTGGGAATCCGGCTTTTCCGATAGCAGCGTTCCCGATTACCAGCATGGTGTCACGGACACGTTGAGCCTGTTCTCAGCATGTAAACCTGAGTCCTTGTCCGAAAAGTTTGGCATTCAGCCTGGGCCAGAG TTTGTACCTTTCTCCCAGCCAAGAATGGTTGAAGAGCAGAGTCCCTGGATCAAATCATCAAGTTGGTCGCAACAGACGCCGAGCAGCCCGGAGTGCAGAGTACAGTTTGGAAACGTGGAGCCATG TTCACGCAGCTGTTCAGAAGAAAGCGGGGCAGTGAGGCAGAAGGTCAGTGGCCATTTTGGCTTCACCCTGGAGAAAGAGGAGGACCACAACCAGTTGTCTGACCTGGGGTTTCACCAGA CTGCTGAGTTTGAAGAGGAGGAAACACGGCTTAATTCTGCAGAGATTCA GAGTTTCAGCAAACCACAAAACAGATGCTTTGATTATAGCTTTTGGTCTCAG gtttctgaaaacaccagaCAGCTGGCAGGAC GAAACAGGCTCAACAGCTGTGGAACTCCAAGCTGTTCATCCAGAGACGGTTTCCTCAGCACAGACACTGATGAT GAGGACGACTCCTGGTGGCATCAGAGCAGCCCCTCCCAGAGCTCCGTCTGTGTAGAGACACCTACTGCGCTGAGGCTTACAGCTCACCTGCACGGGGGTGATGACCATAAAGATGGCGGGGGGCAGAATCAGATATGTGCCACTGACAGCCGGTGTGAGCAGCTGAGTCAGCTCAGGGTAGGAGCGCGTCCAAGGAAGAGCACCAGCGAGGGTCTGCTTGTGCTAACACAGCACTCACGAAAACACCCCATTGAGACAAAGGAAGCAGGAACACAAACCGACAGCAGCCGTGGACCTTGCAAGTCGGATGTTTCTATACAGTGCAGCCTGGGGCAGGAACACGGCACATACAATCCGAACCGATCTGAAGCTGACCGACTTCCAGTTAATCCTGAAGTAACAATCtcggccagcagagggcacccTACTCAAGCTGAGCAGAACCTGCAGTCAGTCTGGAATTCAGACAGCCGCACAGAGCACTTGAGGTCTGGTATAGGACAACATTCATCTCTCTCCAGAGGGACAGAGTGTCTCTGCAAATCTGAGGAGCTTCCAGAACCACCTTCCAGCAGGATCCATGTCATTAGAACTGCAG AGGAGTCAAACCCTGAGCAGCATGAGGGAGCAGAGATCTCGCAGAGCTCAGTTGGAATCAGTCACCACCTGCCCTGGGAGTCAGCAGGAGGCAGCAGCACAGCAGAGAGCAAACAGGTCGGTGAGGGCTGCAGAGCATTCTGGGAGTCAGAAGAGACTGCCACGCTGCACGAGATTGCAGATATACTGGTAAAGATGAAGCACAATGACACGTCGCGGTGA
- the LOC125750619 gene encoding uncharacterized protein LOC125750619 isoform X3, translated as MNWVGGSRDRCLVKSDVRKQREFFQRRKMERRTKHAGQPAAPQGAGSLDLVTMLVVNQIATKKEHHCEPKITYFKNVKAPKNPIELPMSPCSPSALCLEGNSPQQRAQCLGLRRRTRHTSQAKNHGRLSPVWESGFSDSSVPDYQHGVTDTLSLFSACKPESLSEKFGIQPGPEPRMVEEQSPWIKSSSWSQQTPSSPECRVQFGNVEPCSRSCSEESGAVRQKVSGHFGFTLEKEEDHNQLSDLGFHQTAEFEEEETRLNSAEIQSFSKPQNRCFDYSFWSQQVSENTRQLAGRNRLNSCGTPSCSSRDGFLSTDTDDEDDSWWHQSSPSQSSVCVETPTALRLTAHLHGGDDHKDGGGQNQICATDSRCEQLSQLRVGARPRKSTSEGLLVLTQHSRKHPIETKEAGTQTDSSRGPCKSDVSIQCSLGQEHGTYNPNRSEADRLPVNPEVTISASRGHPTQAEQNLQSVWNSDSRTEHLRSGIGQHSSLSRGTECLCKSEELPEPPSSRIHVIRTAEESNPEQHEGAEISQSSVGISHHLPWESAGGSSTAESKQVGEGCRAFWESEETATLHEIADILVKMKHNDTSR; from the exons ATGAACTGGGTGGGCGGCTCACG GGACCGATGTCTGGTGAAAAGTGACGTGAGGAAACAGAGG GAGTTCTTCCAAAGGAGGAAGATGGAGCGGAGGACCAAGCATGCGGGGCAGCCCGCAGCTCCGCAGGGCGCGGGGAGTTTGGATCTTGTCACCATGTTGGTAGTGAATCAGATCGCAACCAAGAAGGAACATCACT GTGAGCCTAAAATAACCTACTTCAAGAACGTAAAGGCACCTAAAAACCCCATAGAATTACCCATGAGCCCCTGCTCCCCATCTGCGTTGTGCCTTGAAGGAAACTCCCCTCAACAGAG GGCCCAGTGCTTAGGTTTGAGAAGGAGAACACGTCACACATCCCAGGCAAAGAATCATGGACGT CTGTCACCTGTGTGGGAATCCGGCTTTTCCGATAGCAGCGTTCCCGATTACCAGCATGGTGTCACGGACACGTTGAGCCTGTTCTCAGCATGTAAACCTGAGTCCTTGTCCGAAAAGTTTGGCATTCAGCCTGGGCCAGAG CCAAGAATGGTTGAAGAGCAGAGTCCCTGGATCAAATCATCAAGTTGGTCGCAACAGACGCCGAGCAGCCCGGAGTGCAGAGTACAGTTTGGAAACGTGGAGCCATG TTCACGCAGCTGTTCAGAAGAAAGCGGGGCAGTGAGGCAGAAGGTCAGTGGCCATTTTGGCTTCACCCTGGAGAAAGAGGAGGACCACAACCAGTTGTCTGACCTGGGGTTTCACCAGA CTGCTGAGTTTGAAGAGGAGGAAACACGGCTTAATTCTGCAGAGATTCA GAGTTTCAGCAAACCACAAAACAGATGCTTTGATTATAGCTTTTGGTCTCAG caggtttctgaaaacaccagaCAGCTGGCAGGAC GAAACAGGCTCAACAGCTGTGGAACTCCAAGCTGTTCATCCAGAGACGGTTTCCTCAGCACAGACACTGATGAT GAGGACGACTCCTGGTGGCATCAGAGCAGCCCCTCCCAGAGCTCCGTCTGTGTAGAGACACCTACTGCGCTGAGGCTTACAGCTCACCTGCACGGGGGTGATGACCATAAAGATGGCGGGGGGCAGAATCAGATATGTGCCACTGACAGCCGGTGTGAGCAGCTGAGTCAGCTCAGGGTAGGAGCGCGTCCAAGGAAGAGCACCAGCGAGGGTCTGCTTGTGCTAACACAGCACTCACGAAAACACCCCATTGAGACAAAGGAAGCAGGAACACAAACCGACAGCAGCCGTGGACCTTGCAAGTCGGATGTTTCTATACAGTGCAGCCTGGGGCAGGAACACGGCACATACAATCCGAACCGATCTGAAGCTGACCGACTTCCAGTTAATCCTGAAGTAACAATCtcggccagcagagggcacccTACTCAAGCTGAGCAGAACCTGCAGTCAGTCTGGAATTCAGACAGCCGCACAGAGCACTTGAGGTCTGGTATAGGACAACATTCATCTCTCTCCAGAGGGACAGAGTGTCTCTGCAAATCTGAGGAGCTTCCAGAACCACCTTCCAGCAGGATCCATGTCATTAGAACTGCAG AGGAGTCAAACCCTGAGCAGCATGAGGGAGCAGAGATCTCGCAGAGCTCAGTTGGAATCAGTCACCACCTGCCCTGGGAGTCAGCAGGAGGCAGCAGCACAGCAGAGAGCAAACAGGTCGGTGAGGGCTGCAGAGCATTCTGGGAGTCAGAAGAGACTGCCACGCTGCACGAGATTGCAGATATACTGGTAAAGATGAAGCACAATGACACGTCGCGGTGA